CGTCTTTCCGGTGATGATCGGAGCGTGCAGCATACGCGCGAGCTTTTCGAGCTGGTCGATGTATTGGCCTATGACGAGGATTTTATCGTTCGGAAAACGATCGACGATTTCCCGGACGACCCGATCCTTTATCGGATTTTCGCTTGCGATGCGATGCTTCGTGCGCGCGTTTGCGACGGCGTATCGGATCTCTTCATCGGCATCCAAATCGAGACGCACTTCGATGCACTCCGCCGACGCGATCCAGCCGGACTGTTCGAGCTCTTTCCACGGAACGTCGTAACGCTTCGGCCCGACGAGGCTGAACACGTAGCTTTCGCAGCCGTCTTCCCGCACGAGCGTCGCCGTGAGCCCCACGCGGCGCACCGCCTGCAGTTCCGCAACGACGCGAAAAACGGGAGCGGGCAGCATGTGCACTTCGTCGTAGAGTATCAATCCCCACGCTCGTTTTCGAAACAGAGAAAAATGCGGATACGGTCCGTCTTTTTCCGGCCGCCACGTCAATATCTGATACGTCGCGACAGTCACCGGCTTAATCGATTTTTCTGCGCCCGTGTATTCGGCGATATCGTCCGCAGTGAGATTCGTTTTATCGATGAGTTCCGCGATCCACTGATGGACGGCCGTGATATTCGTCGTAACGATGAGCGTACTCGTTTTGAGCATGTCCATGATCTGCATGCCGACGATCGTTTTGCCGGCGCCGCACGGAAGCACGATCGTGCCGAATCCCGTGCCGGGGCCTTTGTCCCCGACGAGCGCTTTCGCCGCTTCAATCTGGTATTCGCGGACGACAAGCGGAGAGCCGTTCGACGTCGTTTTCTGCAGGCGGATATCGAGCGCTTCTCCGTCTGCAAGCGGCACTTCGTCTTTTACCGGCCAGCCCGTCTTTATCAATTCCTGCTTTACCGTGCCGCGGTCGGTGAGGCGGACACGGAAGCATCGGCTGCCGTCTTCATCGATTAATAAATATTTTGCAAGCCCGCGGTTCGCACACAGTTCGCGGTAGATGCGCTCCGAATCCGTTTCGAGTTTGAGATATTCTTCCGCGTCCGAAGAAGGAGAAGCGACGAGCCTCAACTTTCCGAAGCGCTCCGCCGTTTCACGCATCCATGCAATAACCGCCTGCGGCACGTCGAAGCGGCTGTACTTTTTCAAAACCGCCGCGATATCGTCCGCCGTAAAACCCGCACTCGCCGCATTCCACAGCGACAGCGGCGTCAAACGATACGTATGCAAATATTCGGGTGAACGCTCAAGCTCCGCGAACGGAATCAAATCGTTCCGGCATTCGTCGGCTTTCGGCGCATGAACGTCGAGCAGGAGAGTTTTGTCGCTTTGAACGATGAGCGGCTTATCGTTTTGCATAACAGTATATTATATACCGAAAGGGTATATCGCGCAACGCAAATGAAAAATAAATGCAAATAAAAATAAATCGGAGATATATCATCAGTGTCGTAAGTATAACAGCGAGAGGTAAAGACCTATTAAAATTATTATTAATAACAGCCGAAAATCGACGGCAACAATAAGGAAGTTATCATAAAAAGAAAATTGTAACATACACCGTAGATACAGGGTTTATGTAATGAGTAATTACATATTAAATGGAAAAAACAAGGTTTAAAAGCGCCGCTGAAATAGCGCGGCACTTTTAACTTCGAGTTTTCTTTCGAAAACTCGCGGATGTACGTGTGCGCTTACGCGCACCAATTGCACGGCTCCTAAATCCGAAGATTTACTCGCTGTGCAATTTTAAGGAACGTTTTGGAGAAGTAATAATAAAAATGAAAACAATTTTCTTTGTCGCTTCGGTGCTTGCCCTGTTCGTAATGACTGCGTGTAAAGATCCGAGCGACGGTACGGGAACACTACCCGAAGCTCCCCTTGTCGAAGGCGGCGTCTCATTCATCTTAAGTCCCGATAAGCGTACCATCACGGTTAAGGTAAAAACCGCCGTCGGTAATGTTACGGTAGAAGGCTGCGAAGAAACGATGCTTACAAGCGATACCGAAGCCGAACTGCATGCACAAGGCACAAGGGTAACGCTGAAAGGCGATATCAC
This Treponema socranskii subsp. buccale DNA region includes the following protein-coding sequences:
- a CDS encoding DNA repair helicase XPB — translated: MQNDKPLIVQSDKTLLLDVHAPKADECRNDLIPFAELERSPEYLHTYRLTPLSLWNAASAGFTADDIAAVLKKYSRFDVPQAVIAWMRETAERFGKLRLVASPSSDAEEYLKLETDSERIYRELCANRGLAKYLLIDEDGSRCFRVRLTDRGTVKQELIKTGWPVKDEVPLADGEALDIRLQKTTSNGSPLVVREYQIEAAKALVGDKGPGTGFGTIVLPCGAGKTIVGMQIMDMLKTSTLIVTTNITAVHQWIAELIDKTNLTADDIAEYTGAEKSIKPVTVATYQILTWRPEKDGPYPHFSLFRKRAWGLILYDEVHMLPAPVFRVVAELQAVRRVGLTATLVREDGCESYVFSLVGPKRYDVPWKELEQSGWIASAECIEVRLDLDADEEIRYAVANARTKHRIASENPIKDRVVREIVDRFPNDKILVIGQYIDQLEKLARMLHAPIITGKTPVSERDAIYGEFRSGKLHVLVVSKVANFAIDLPDASLAIQVSGTFGSRQEEAQRLGRILRPKERTARFFTLITRNTVEEDFGANRQKFLAEQGYSYRIVRYRDESDFDEITEEGLC